A genomic window from Salvia splendens isolate huo1 chromosome 11, SspV2, whole genome shotgun sequence includes:
- the LOC121756005 gene encoding beta-glucuronosyltransferase GlcAT14A-like — translation MRKNGNPHSGRMFSDRRWKMPFFVNLLVSITLLTGTIFGLYTSQNGRDQLQFDTKSFEDAEEKAEGYFIESEMRKSLESTEVAEVEPPRLAYLISGTKGDSQRMLRTLQAVYHPRNQYILHMDLEAPPRERLNLTISVKNDPTFSAVENVRVMAQSNLVTYKGPTMIACTLQAVAILLKESLNWDWFINLSASDYPLMTQDDMLYVFSNLSRNLNFIEHTQIYGWKLNQRAKPIIIDPGLYLSKKSDIAWTTQRRSLPTSFKLFTGSAWVVLTRSFVEYCIWGWENLPRTILMYYTNFVSSPEGYFHTVLCNTEEFQGTAISHDLHYIAWDTPPKQHPRSLTMRDFGKMVNSSSPFARKFHKDDPVLDKIDRELLGRTDRFAPGAWCVGSSEGGADPCLVRGDDSVFRPGPGAQRLLGLMKTLLSDDFRSKQCLKQG, via the exons ATGAGGAAAAATGGCAATCCTCATTCAGGAAGGATGTTTAGTGATAGAAGATGGAAAATGCCATTCTTTGTGAACTTGCTCGTGTCGATCACTCTTTTGACCGGCACCATTTTCGGGCTCTATACGTCTCAAAATGGCCGGGATCAGTTGCAATTTGATACTAAGTCGTTTGAGGATGCTGAGGAGAAGGCAGAGGGGTATTTCATAGAATCTGAGATGAGGAAGTCTTTGGAATCGACCGAGGTTGCTGAGGTCGAGCCTCCAAGGCTCGCTTATCTGATTTCAGGGACAAAGGGAGACAGCCAGAGGATGCTGAGGACGCTGCAGGCCGTGTATCATCCCAGGAATCAGTATATTCTTCACATGGATCTCGAGGCTCCTCCACGAGAGAGGCTGAATTTGACTATATCAGTGAAGAATGACCCGACGTTTAGCGCTGTGGAGAATGTGCGCGTGATGGCTCAGTCGAATTTGGTGACGTACAAAGGTCCTACTATGATTGCTTGTACTCTCCAAGCTGTAGCCATTCTGCTGAAGGAGAGCTTGAATTGGGATTGGTTTATCAATCTGAGTGCTTCCGATTATCCTCTCATGACTCAAGATG ATATGCTTTATGTTTTCTCGAACCTGTCTCGGAATCTCAACTTTATCGAGCACACACAGATCTACGGCTGGAAGCT GAACCAGCGAGCGAAACCTATCATAATCGATCCTGGTCTATACTTGTCTAAAAAATCCGACATTGCCTGGACCACTCAGCGCCGCTCTCTCCCTACATCTTTTAAGTTGTTCACCG GGTCGGCTTGGGTGGTTCTAACGCGCTCGTTTGTGGAGTACTGCATATGGGGGTGGGAAAATCTCCCCCGGACGATCCTCATGTACTACACGAACTTCGTTTCATCTCCGGAGGGCTACTTCCACACGGTCCTTTGCAACACCGAGGAGTTCCAAGGCACCGCCATaagccacgacctccactacataGCGTGGGACACGCCTCCGAAGCAGCACCCGAGGTCCTTGACGATGAGGGACTTCGGCAAGATGGTGAACAGCAGCTCGCCTTTCGCCCGGAAGTTCCACAAGGACGATCCGGTTCTGGACAAGATCGACCGGGAGCTGCTCGGCCGGACGGACCGTTTTGCCCCCGGGGCGTGGTGTGTGGGGAGCTCGGAAGGAGGGGCCGATCCTTGCTTGGTGAGGGGCGATGATTCGGTTTTCAGACCTGGCCCCGGGGCTCAGAGGCTGCTGGGGCTCATGAAGACATTGTTGTCTGATGATTTTCGAAGTAAGCAGTGTTTGAAGCAGGGATGA